The sequence below is a genomic window from Acidimicrobiales bacterium.
GCAAGACCGGCGAGGTGATCCGTGCGCTCCCCAAGGAGCAGAAGGTCCTCGTCGCCGGCGTGAACATCGCCAAGCGCCACACGCGCCCGGCGCGCGCCACGATGCAGGGCGGGATCATCGACAAGGACATCCCGCTCCCCGTGGCCGCGGTGGCGATCCTCTGCTCCAAGGACGGCCCGACGCGGGTCCGCTACGAGTTGGGCAAGGACGGCAAGAAGCAGCGCGTCTGCGCGAAGTGCGGGGGGGCGCTGTGAGCCCGGCAACGGCACAGGTCGAGCGCCCGCGGCTGCGGGTCCGCTACGACAACGAGGTCCGCGCGCAGCTGCAGGCCGACCTCGGCCTGCAGAACGTGATGGAGGTCCCCCGCTTCTCCAAGATCGTGGTGAACATCGGGGTCGGCCGCGCCACCCAGCAGCAGAGCCTGCTCGACGGTGCGGTGCGCGACCTCGAGCGCATCACCGGCCAGAAGCCGGTCGTCACCCGCGCCCGCCGCTCGATCGCGACCTTCAAGCTCCGCGAGGGCAACCCGATCGGCACGATGGTGACGCTCCGCTCGGACCGCATGTGGGAGTTCTTCGACCGCCTCGTGAGCGTCGCGATCCCCCGCATCCGCGACTTCCGGGGCCTCTCGCCGCGCAGCTTCGACGGGCGCGGCAATTACACCTTCGGGGTCACCGAGCAGCTGATCTTCCCGGAGATCGACTACGACAACGTCGACTCCACCCGGGGCATGGACATCACGATCGTGACGACCGCCCGTACCGACGC
It includes:
- the rplE gene encoding 50S ribosomal protein L5, with translation MRVRYDNEVRAQLQADLGLQNVMEVPRFSKIVVNIGVGRATQQQSLLDGAVRDLERITGQKPVVTRARRSIATFKLREGNPIGTMVTLRSDRMWEFFDRLVSVAIPRIRDFRGLSPRSFDGRGNYTFGVTEQLIFPEIDYDNVDSTRGMDITIVTTARTDAEGKALLDAFGFPFRREVQ
- the rplX gene encoding 50S ribosomal protein L24 — its product is MRIKKGDRVQVLSGKNRGKTGEVIRALPKEQKVLVAGVNIAKRHTRPARATMQGGIIDKDIPLPVAAVAILCSKDGPTRVRYELGKDGKKQRVCAKCGGAL